From a single Haladaptatus caseinilyticus genomic region:
- a CDS encoding IclR family transcriptional regulator codes for MNDPEVPINSIKRSYEIINAISKQQQSGVTKLSDTLDLPKSTIHNHLQTLETLGYLVKTNGEYRLSTRYLQLGRESRNNNEVFLHGRTVVKDLAEQLNTYNQLVIEENGRGTILLATGWQYEHLPPSAQHVYPTHEHLHTNAPGKAILASLPTNRVTEIIEKHGLVKRTEQTITDAATLFEALSTIRAQGYAVDCGEMIDGIVGVAAPIMTEETVYGAIGAYGPANEMQSALEGDLPELVREKADSICSDIVFATHQTTNERSNNAH; via the coding sequence ATGAACGACCCGGAAGTTCCCATCAACTCAATTAAGCGTTCCTACGAGATTATAAATGCCATTAGTAAACAACAACAGTCCGGAGTCACCAAGCTATCGGACACATTGGATCTCCCAAAAAGCACTATTCACAATCACCTCCAAACACTCGAGACACTCGGCTATCTCGTCAAGACAAATGGAGAGTATCGGCTCAGTACACGATATCTCCAACTTGGACGCGAATCTCGCAACAATAACGAAGTATTCCTCCATGGTCGTACCGTGGTCAAGGATCTCGCAGAACAATTGAATACATACAACCAGCTCGTTATCGAGGAAAACGGCCGTGGAACGATCCTTCTTGCAACTGGATGGCAATACGAACACCTTCCACCGTCGGCCCAACATGTCTACCCCACTCACGAACATCTGCACACAAACGCTCCAGGCAAAGCGATACTCGCGTCGTTACCAACTAACCGAGTCACAGAGATCATTGAAAAGCATGGACTAGTGAAACGCACTGAACAGACAATAACTGACGCGGCAACACTCTTTGAAGCGCTATCAACAATTCGTGCACAAGGGTACGCGGTCGACTGTGGGGAGATGATTGACGGAATTGTCGGTGTCGCAGCGCCTATTATGACTGAAGAAACGGTCTATGGGGCCATCGGTGCTTACGGTCCAGCCAATGAGATGCAATCTGCTCTCGAAGGGGACTTACCAGAACTTGTCCGTGAAAAGGCTGACAGTATTTGTTCGGATATCGTCTTTGCAACTCACCAAACTACAAACGAGAGGAGCAATAACGCCCATTAA
- a CDS encoding class I adenylate-forming enzyme family protein, with the protein MNFSNFVDLAANNVPIKPALGDTEDLLTHSALKSKTNAMANALETLGVSPGERIAIHLQNRVEFLIAHIGAMKRGAIPVPVNTHFTTDQISYVLSTSDISVLITDGQHPTISSNVETTITVDSNSNTSFYTLLEDESTDYSVHPRRNEEIAEILYTSGTTGRPKGVRHTHGNLQANATGIINYLGLSRNDVGLTVCHCFHVVGLNVTTTPLIVAQAENRLLPHWDPKLMLETIEKHGVTYAFFTPSMIIDLLECQDTDHYDLTSLQTVGVGGAPMPKDRLDDAEALLGCPVLEGYGMTETTPLAAFNRPDPMLRKPGSVGPPAREVVDIRIEDPQTGEAVDTGERGELLWRGDTVTPGYEQQQNDSDAFVERDGHQWLRSGDIGWLDAEDHLFIVDRLEDMFTTGCADVYPREIEDTLYEIDQITGAAVIDTRDDLRGAVVTAVITQSSDDLTADQILRICDNRLASHEVPQRIEFVNEIPTTATGKVDRVALRERFGTPSP; encoded by the coding sequence ATGAACTTCTCGAACTTTGTTGATCTCGCGGCGAACAACGTCCCAATTAAACCTGCACTGGGTGATACAGAGGATCTCCTAACCCATTCTGCACTGAAAAGCAAAACAAATGCCATGGCGAATGCACTCGAGACTCTCGGTGTATCACCAGGCGAACGGATCGCCATCCATCTCCAGAACCGCGTCGAATTTCTCATCGCACACATCGGAGCGATGAAACGCGGCGCAATACCGGTTCCCGTCAATACACACTTTACCACCGATCAGATTTCCTATGTCCTCTCCACCAGTGATATCTCAGTACTGATCACCGACGGCCAACATCCAACGATTTCCTCCAATGTCGAGACAACTATCACCGTCGATAGTAACTCGAACACCAGCTTTTACACTCTCCTCGAAGACGAAAGCACCGACTATTCCGTGCACCCGCGTCGGAACGAGGAAATCGCAGAAATACTCTACACGAGTGGAACGACCGGTCGGCCAAAGGGCGTCCGTCATACACACGGGAATCTCCAAGCCAATGCCACAGGAATAATCAACTATCTCGGTCTATCGCGGAACGACGTCGGCTTAACAGTCTGTCACTGTTTCCACGTGGTCGGCCTCAACGTTACAACTACCCCACTCATCGTTGCCCAAGCAGAAAATCGGCTTCTTCCACACTGGGATCCCAAGCTCATGCTGGAAACCATCGAAAAGCACGGCGTTACCTATGCATTTTTCACGCCAAGTATGATTATCGATCTTCTCGAATGCCAGGATACGGATCACTATGACCTCACCTCGTTGCAAACAGTCGGCGTTGGCGGTGCACCAATGCCAAAAGATCGACTCGATGACGCAGAAGCACTGCTCGGATGTCCCGTTCTCGAAGGATACGGGATGACCGAAACAACACCACTCGCTGCATTCAATCGACCAGACCCCATGCTACGCAAGCCGGGGAGCGTCGGCCCACCGGCACGAGAGGTCGTCGATATACGAATCGAGGATCCCCAAACAGGCGAAGCTGTTGATACTGGAGAACGGGGGGAACTTCTCTGGCGTGGTGACACGGTGACACCCGGCTATGAACAGCAGCAAAACGACTCTGATGCCTTCGTGGAACGCGACGGCCACCAATGGCTCCGCTCCGGTGATATTGGGTGGTTAGACGCAGAAGATCATCTCTTCATCGTTGACCGACTCGAAGACATGTTTACGACTGGCTGTGCAGACGTCTATCCACGCGAAATCGAAGATACACTTTATGAAATCGATCAAATCACTGGTGCTGCGGTCATCGACACCCGCGATGACCTTCGAGGTGCAGTAGTCACGGCAGTCATCACTCAATCAAGCGATGATCTCACTGCCGACCAGATCCTGCGTATCTGCGACAATCGGCTTGCAAGCCACGAGGTTCCTCAGCGAATCGAGTTCGTAAACGAGATTCCAACGACAGCAACTGGAAAAGTCGACCGAGTCGCCCTCCGGGAAAGGTTTGGAACCCCCTCACCATAA
- a CDS encoding heavy metal translocating P-type ATPase, protein MGRESDRRTPPDTAELETAVVTVPEMDCPSCSAKITKSVESLAGVETIDPQVITGTVTVSYHPDQVDQAAIIERIEAVGYSVQSIPKPESTSFSVPDMDCPSCASKITTSVEQLVGIEAIDPEVTTGTVHVEYDSSQTDTEQISERIEAAGYAIKTEHAERTATFDVPDMDCPSCAGKIENALNAQNGIFSYDTQPTTGTVTVTYDPDTATQSDLTDAIEGAGYVVEGSRTEGSTSQETRPRENPSAVWRSTRALKIYIGAAFLALGLAVEYLLPSLNVVLATGFGQAVTLTEVFYILGIIAGGERIIRNGYYSARNLSLDIDLLMSLGILGAVAASLIFGEALYFEGGTLAVLFSFAQLMERYSMGRARSSLDELMELAPETATVRRNGEEQTLHIDDVQVGDLVIVRPGDKIPMDGEVVEGESAVNQAPITGESVPADKTEGEEVYAGTINEEGYLEVRVTSTAAENTIARIIEMVEDAQREKTDHEQFVDRFASYYTPVVVSLAVALVFVQPLVFDATWRTGFVHGLTLLVLACPCAMVISTPVSVVSGITSAAKNGVLIKSGPDLEAMGDVDVVAFDKTGTLTKGELTVTDVVPLEGTSRNEVLRNAQSLEARSEHPIATAISDAGASEGITEHSITNFESLTGKGVTGTIDDEQYYIGKPELFEDLGFDLGHVHVAADGGVAMTTAECDHGQYLDLMAETVPGLQNDGKTVVFVGTNDRLHGLIAVADEVRPSARETVEQLHNHGIERVVMLTGDNEGTARAIAEQIGVDDYRAELLPDEKVQVVEELLKQSSGVAMVGDGINDAPALATATVGIAMGAAGTDTALETADIALLSDDLTKLPYLAGLSQTATSVIRQNIWASLGIKTLLAIGVPFGLVNVIVAVVVGDMGMSIGVTANAMRLSRLKPSRFF, encoded by the coding sequence ATGGGTAGAGAGTCAGATCGACGGACACCACCAGATACTGCCGAACTGGAGACGGCAGTCGTCACAGTCCCCGAGATGGACTGTCCGTCATGTTCAGCAAAAATCACCAAGAGCGTCGAGTCACTCGCAGGCGTCGAGACGATCGATCCACAGGTGATAACTGGAACGGTGACGGTTAGTTATCACCCGGATCAGGTCGACCAGGCCGCCATCATCGAGCGAATTGAGGCCGTGGGATATTCTGTCCAGTCCATTCCGAAACCCGAATCGACGTCGTTCAGTGTCCCGGACATGGATTGCCCCTCTTGTGCGAGTAAGATTACCACCAGCGTCGAGCAACTGGTCGGTATAGAAGCAATCGACCCAGAAGTGACGACGGGGACAGTCCATGTCGAGTACGATTCTTCACAGACTGATACCGAGCAAATCAGTGAGCGAATCGAAGCAGCGGGCTACGCGATCAAAACAGAACACGCAGAACGCACAGCCACCTTCGATGTGCCCGACATGGACTGTCCGTCCTGTGCTGGCAAGATCGAGAATGCACTCAACGCACAGAATGGGATTTTCTCGTACGACACTCAACCGACGACTGGAACGGTCACCGTAACGTACGATCCAGACACTGCCACCCAGAGCGACCTCACCGATGCGATCGAAGGAGCAGGCTACGTGGTCGAAGGCAGTCGAACCGAGGGATCGACGAGTCAAGAGACACGCCCACGCGAAAATCCCAGTGCCGTTTGGCGCAGCACACGTGCCCTCAAAATTTACATAGGTGCAGCGTTTCTCGCACTCGGACTCGCCGTCGAATATCTCCTACCCTCGCTGAACGTCGTGCTTGCGACTGGGTTTGGCCAAGCGGTCACACTCACGGAAGTGTTCTACATCCTTGGTATCATTGCAGGCGGCGAGCGGATCATCCGAAACGGGTACTACTCCGCCCGAAATCTGAGTCTCGATATTGATTTGCTGATGAGTCTTGGCATTCTTGGCGCGGTCGCTGCGAGTCTTATCTTTGGTGAAGCACTCTACTTCGAAGGCGGGACACTCGCGGTGTTATTCAGCTTCGCCCAATTGATGGAACGATACTCGATGGGGCGAGCGCGAAGTTCGCTTGACGAACTCATGGAGCTTGCACCAGAGACCGCAACCGTTCGTCGCAATGGCGAGGAACAAACGCTCCACATCGATGACGTCCAAGTCGGCGACCTGGTTATTGTCCGTCCGGGGGATAAGATTCCGATGGATGGCGAGGTCGTTGAGGGTGAAAGCGCGGTTAACCAGGCTCCGATCACGGGCGAAAGCGTGCCCGCCGATAAAACCGAAGGTGAGGAAGTGTACGCCGGGACAATCAACGAGGAGGGCTATCTAGAGGTTCGCGTCACGTCGACAGCCGCCGAGAACACCATCGCACGAATCATCGAGATGGTTGAGGATGCTCAGCGCGAGAAAACGGACCATGAGCAGTTCGTCGACCGCTTTGCCAGCTACTACACACCAGTCGTCGTGAGTCTCGCGGTGGCACTCGTATTCGTCCAACCACTCGTGTTCGATGCCACGTGGCGAACTGGCTTTGTTCACGGCCTCACGCTGCTCGTCCTCGCATGTCCGTGTGCGATGGTTATCAGCACGCCCGTGAGCGTCGTCTCGGGGATTACGAGTGCCGCGAAAAACGGCGTCCTGATCAAGAGTGGGCCAGACTTGGAAGCGATGGGCGATGTTGACGTGGTTGCGTTCGACAAGACGGGAACACTCACGAAAGGCGAATTGACCGTAACGGACGTTGTCCCACTCGAAGGAACGTCTCGCAATGAGGTGTTGCGGAACGCTCAGAGTCTGGAAGCGCGAAGTGAACACCCCATTGCGACTGCGATTAGTGACGCGGGTGCTTCTGAGGGTATCACCGAACACTCGATCACTAATTTCGAGAGTCTCACCGGCAAGGGCGTGACCGGTACCATCGACGATGAGCAGTACTACATCGGCAAACCGGAGCTATTCGAGGATCTCGGGTTCGATCTGGGTCATGTCCATGTCGCAGCGGATGGCGGAGTCGCGATGACGACGGCGGAGTGTGACCACGGTCAGTATCTCGATTTAATGGCCGAAACAGTACCAGGCCTCCAAAACGATGGGAAGACGGTCGTATTTGTCGGAACGAACGATCGGTTGCATGGTCTCATCGCCGTGGCTGATGAGGTTCGACCTAGTGCACGCGAGACGGTCGAACAGCTCCACAACCACGGCATCGAGCGTGTCGTCATGCTGACCGGCGATAACGAGGGAACAGCTCGAGCGATTGCCGAGCAGATTGGTGTTGATGACTACCGAGCCGAACTCCTGCCGGACGAGAAAGTGCAGGTCGTCGAGGAGCTTCTCAAACAGTCCAGTGGCGTCGCCATGGTCGGAGATGGCATCAACGATGCACCAGCACTCGCGACGGCGACTGTCGGGATTGCGATGGGTGCGGCGGGGACGGACACCGCTCTTGAGACAGCGGACATTGCCTTGTTGAGTGATGATCTCACGAAGTTGCCGTATCTCGCCGGGTTGTCCCAAACGGCGACGTCAGTGATTCGCCAGAACATCTGGGCAAGTCTCGGCATCAAGACATTGCTGGCGATCGGCGTGCCGTTTGGCCTCGTGAACGTCATCGTGGCTGTTGTTGTCGGCGATATGGGGATGAGTATCGGGGTGACGGCGAATGCGATGCGACTCTCGCGGCTCAAACCCAGCCGGTTCTTCTGA
- a CDS encoding helix-turn-helix domain-containing protein has protein sequence MREFVFALEYEPGSNPVADILAEFPETQLRSLSCHVTTDTLWRVDHISGAEEALDAVADAVATADYFADCLVRRDCRGEWDTRVLDRSTETLILYSYWNRTVACTSIPHLALEHFGDGLIFETTWRGRRYQWRLILPDDAKLTPFYETLEAEIAETAGVDIIRVKDTDASGLDMVDDENEQFLSSEQESALRAAVEHGYYETPRAIETYELAELLGIPGSTLSYRLRRAEAHLAGSYVKNMPFTKLPQSDQ, from the coding sequence ATGCGTGAATTCGTCTTCGCTCTCGAATACGAGCCGGGAAGCAACCCGGTCGCCGATATCCTTGCGGAGTTTCCGGAGACACAACTCCGTTCTCTCTCATGCCACGTCACCACCGACACACTGTGGCGTGTCGATCATATTAGCGGTGCTGAAGAAGCGCTTGATGCCGTCGCCGATGCGGTCGCCACGGCGGACTATTTCGCTGACTGTCTCGTTCGGCGTGACTGCCGGGGCGAATGGGACACTCGTGTCCTCGATCGGAGTACTGAGACACTCATCCTGTACTCGTACTGGAATCGCACCGTCGCCTGTACCTCAATTCCGCATCTCGCACTCGAACACTTCGGTGACGGCCTCATTTTTGAGACGACCTGGCGCGGTCGCCGCTACCAATGGCGCTTAATTCTCCCCGATGATGCGAAGCTCACGCCTTTCTACGAGACCCTCGAAGCCGAAATCGCCGAGACTGCTGGTGTTGATATCATCCGTGTAAAGGATACAGATGCGTCGGGTCTCGACATGGTAGATGACGAGAATGAACAGTTCCTCTCGTCAGAACAGGAAAGCGCATTACGAGCCGCTGTCGAGCATGGCTACTACGAAACCCCACGAGCAATTGAAACGTACGAACTGGCTGAACTGCTCGGAATTCCAGGTTCGACCCTCTCATATCGTCTTCGGCGAGCAGAAGCACACCTCGCAGGGTCCTACGTAAAGAATATGCCGTTTACCAAACTTCCCCAATCCGATCAGTAA
- a CDS encoding bile acid:sodium symporter family protein codes for MNVSMVDSALPRFAALVDDYLLIWVLLSVSIGLIVPSIAVLTPLSTLILAVMIGSVSLTLAPERFQKLRGRVLVTILIVQTGMPLLAFGIAHALGLSPALTAGFVVLGAVTPELVTPTMTELSGGDTVLATVVLIVVGFGTLVLVPGVVTLLLGASIAVDPVLIVQQLFLAVVLPMSLAVAVRSRWPDHIGVYDEIYPSVAGLMVILIIGIVTAANASLVRDSGDVLVSVVVGALVLNSGGYIAGWFISRNFTRGERIASTLSVGMRDFAVAAALLVGASFPTSATLPAVVFGIVEMTTSAGLAKWFRRQA; via the coding sequence ATGAACGTATCGATGGTCGATAGCGCCCTGCCTCGATTTGCTGCGCTCGTCGATGATTATCTACTGATCTGGGTACTTCTCTCGGTTAGCATTGGGTTGATTGTCCCCTCAATCGCTGTTCTCACACCGCTATCGACACTGATTCTCGCGGTTATGATTGGATCAGTCTCGCTAACGCTTGCACCCGAGCGATTCCAGAAGCTTCGCGGACGAGTACTCGTTACGATTCTCATCGTTCAGACCGGGATGCCACTGCTTGCGTTTGGTATCGCTCACGCTCTTGGATTGTCGCCCGCACTCACGGCCGGGTTTGTTGTATTGGGTGCGGTAACTCCTGAACTCGTCACGCCAACGATGACCGAACTTAGTGGCGGTGATACGGTCCTTGCGACAGTCGTCCTCATCGTGGTTGGTTTCGGGACGCTGGTGCTCGTCCCTGGAGTTGTCACCTTATTACTGGGCGCATCGATTGCCGTTGATCCTGTGCTCATCGTTCAGCAGCTCTTTCTTGCCGTTGTTCTCCCAATGAGTCTCGCCGTCGCAGTTCGTTCTCGGTGGCCCGACCACATTGGTGTGTATGACGAGATCTATCCGTCGGTAGCGGGCTTGATGGTGATTCTTATCATCGGGATTGTGACCGCGGCCAACGCATCGCTCGTTCGCGATAGCGGCGACGTGCTCGTTTCCGTAGTAGTCGGTGCGCTTGTCCTCAACAGTGGTGGCTACATCGCTGGGTGGTTCATCAGTCGGAATTTCACTCGGGGTGAGCGTATTGCGTCGACGCTGTCTGTCGGGATGCGTGATTTTGCCGTTGCTGCTGCTTTGCTCGTTGGTGCTAGTTTCCCGACGTCGGCGACACTTCCAGCGGTCGTCTTCGGCATTGTCGAGATGACGACGAGTGCAGGCCTCGCGAAGTGGTTTCGTCGGCAGGCCTGA
- a CDS encoding winged helix-turn-helix transcriptional regulator, giving the protein MELLSRRYAMQLICVVGAIGPVRYNEIEDTFGDVSSSTLSSRLEELVEAGYLSREQYAEIPPRVEYELTETGEQLCHRLEPLLEWVEEHEEA; this is encoded by the coding sequence ATGGAATTGCTTAGTCGTCGCTACGCGATGCAGTTGATTTGTGTCGTTGGCGCGATCGGGCCAGTCAGATACAACGAAATCGAAGACACATTTGGAGATGTGAGTAGCTCAACGCTGTCATCACGACTTGAAGAGCTAGTCGAGGCGGGATACCTCTCCCGAGAGCAGTATGCAGAAATCCCTCCACGCGTAGAGTATGAACTAACGGAAACAGGCGAGCAACTCTGTCACCGACTCGAACCCCTTCTCGAATGGGTCGAAGAACACGAGGAAGCGTAA